The following coding sequences are from one Kushneria phosphatilytica window:
- the dgoD gene encoding galactonate dehydratase codes for MKITRLETFIVPPRWCFLKIETDEGITGWGEPVVEGRAHTVAAAVDELSDYLIGKDPRHIEDHWTVLYRGGFYRGGAIHMSALAGIDQALWDIKGKALGVPVHELLGGAVRDSIRVYSWIGGDRPGDVAGAAKERADLGFSAIKMNASEEMQFIDSYEKVDGVIANVAAIRESLGPNFGIGVDFHGRVHKPMAKVLMKELEPYRLMFIEEPVLSENAEALKEIAPLTNTPIALGERLFSRWDFKQILAGGYVDIIQPDPSHSGGITETRKIASMAEAWDVALALHCPLGPIALAANLQLDANCYNAFIQEQSLGIHYNQGNDLLDYVKNPEVFAYEDGYVNIPQGPGLGVEVNEAYVRERAEIGHRWRNPIWRHADGSFAEW; via the coding sequence ATGAAAATCACTCGCCTGGAAACCTTTATCGTGCCGCCTCGCTGGTGCTTTCTGAAGATCGAGACCGACGAGGGCATCACCGGCTGGGGTGAGCCGGTCGTCGAAGGGCGCGCGCATACCGTGGCGGCGGCCGTCGATGAGTTGTCGGACTATCTGATCGGCAAGGACCCGCGCCACATCGAGGATCACTGGACGGTGCTCTATCGCGGCGGCTTCTACCGCGGCGGGGCCATCCACATGAGTGCGCTGGCGGGCATCGACCAGGCGCTGTGGGACATCAAGGGCAAGGCGCTGGGTGTGCCGGTTCACGAACTGCTTGGTGGGGCGGTACGTGACAGCATCCGTGTCTATTCCTGGATTGGCGGCGACCGCCCGGGGGATGTCGCCGGGGCCGCGAAGGAGCGGGCCGATCTTGGTTTCTCCGCGATCAAGATGAATGCCTCCGAGGAGATGCAGTTTATCGACTCCTATGAAAAGGTCGATGGTGTGATCGCGAATGTGGCCGCTATCCGCGAGTCGCTCGGCCCCAACTTCGGCATCGGCGTGGATTTTCACGGCCGTGTACACAAGCCGATGGCAAAAGTGCTGATGAAGGAGCTTGAACCCTACCGGCTGATGTTCATCGAGGAGCCGGTGCTCAGCGAAAATGCCGAGGCGTTAAAGGAGATCGCACCGCTGACCAACACGCCCATTGCCCTGGGTGAGCGCCTCTTTTCACGCTGGGACTTCAAACAGATTCTCGCGGGCGGTTATGTGGATATCATCCAGCCCGACCCGTCCCACTCCGGTGGCATTACCGAAACGCGCAAGATTGCCAGCATGGCCGAGGCCTGGGATGTTGCGCTCGCGCTGCACTGCCCGCTGGGGCCGATTGCCCTGGCGGCCAATCTGCAGCTGGATGCCAACTGCTACAACGCTTTCATCCAGGAGCAGAGCCTGGGCATTCACTACAACCAGGGCAATGATCTGCTCGATTACGTCAAAAACCCCGAAGTCTTCGCCTACGAGGATGGTTACGTGAATATCCCGCAGGGGCCGGGGCTGGGTGTCGAGGTCAACGAGGCGTATGTCCGCGAGCGTGCCGAGATCGGCCATCGCTGGCGTAATCCGATCTGGCGCCATGCCGACGGCAGCTTCGCCGAGTGGTAA
- a CDS encoding 2-dehydro-3-deoxy-6-phosphogalactonate aldolase, with the protein MFEHYLQDLPLIAILRGVTPEEIEPIGDALFETGFRVMEIPLNSPRPLESIRRLSARLGDRALIGAGTVLDPAQVSEVGEAGGRLIVSPHGDTRVIEATVKAGMVSSPGVATPTEGFAALNAGAHGLKLFPAEQLGPQVVKAWRAVFPAQTLLMPVGGVTPDNMQAFVDAGANGFGLGSSLYKAGRSVEEVRANAERFAAAWRSLG; encoded by the coding sequence ATGTTCGAGCACTATCTGCAGGATCTGCCGCTGATCGCCATTCTGCGCGGCGTAACCCCCGAAGAGATCGAGCCGATCGGCGATGCGCTGTTTGAAACCGGATTCCGGGTGATGGAAATTCCGCTCAACTCGCCTCGTCCGCTGGAGAGCATCCGCCGGCTGAGCGCGCGCCTCGGCGATCGGGCGTTGATCGGTGCCGGTACCGTGCTGGACCCGGCGCAGGTCAGTGAGGTGGGCGAGGCCGGCGGTCGACTGATCGTCTCGCCGCACGGCGATACCCGAGTGATCGAGGCCACGGTGAAAGCCGGAATGGTCAGCTCGCCCGGTGTGGCCACACCGACTGAAGGATTCGCGGCGCTCAATGCCGGTGCTCATGGACTGAAGCTGTTCCCCGCCGAGCAACTCGGGCCGCAGGTGGTCAAGGCCTGGCGGGCGGTCTTCCCGGCACAGACCCTGCTGATGCCGGTCGGCGGTGTGACACCGGACAACATGCAGGCATTTGTCGATGCCGGCGCCAACGGTTTCGGGCTGGGATCGTCACTCTACAAGGCCGGGCGCAGTGTCGAGGAAGTGCGTGCAAATGCCGAGCGGTTTGCCGCTGCCTGGCGCTCGCTCGGGTAG